The following coding sequences lie in one Rutidosis leptorrhynchoides isolate AG116_Rl617_1_P2 chromosome 6, CSIRO_AGI_Rlap_v1, whole genome shotgun sequence genomic window:
- the LOC139851762 gene encoding F-box/FBD/LRR-repeat protein At4g26340-like produces the protein MLPEEDVSRAYTLLKWINGVKSLALDEAMTYALSKFHLNNVPILPNLTRLHLKIPRLCDWTLLFNIIENSPNLQSLTIEKDCDHYDESSSSEMGLPQDFGWTEPNFPARCLESNLEEIILIGFFWMRCDKKAVKYLLDNAKVLKKFRASPHRLGLRKEGLFWMSIKQYAKISPCRYVVPKIDNLTGLMIVQDET, from the exons ATGTTACCCGAAGAGGATGTTAGCCGCGCATATACTCTTTTGAAATGGATTAATGGAGTAAAGTCCCTTGCTTTAGACGAAGCCATGACTTAC GCGCTAAGCAAATTTCATCTTAATAATGTGCCCATATTGCCCAATCTGACCCGGTTGCATTTGAAAATACCCCGATTGTGTGATTGGACACTCTTGTTTAATATAATTGAGAACTCCCCGAATCTACAATCTCTTACAATAGAGAAG GATTGTGATCACTATGATGAGTCTTCGTCGTCTGAAATGGGTCTTCCGCAAGACTTTGGTTGGACGGAACCAAATTTTCCAGCGAGGTGTCTCGAGTCAAATCTTGAAGAAATCATCTTAATTGGGTTTTTTTGGATGAGATGTGATAAAAAGGCGGTCAAGTATTTATTGGATAATGCTAAAGTTCTTAAGAAATTTAGGGCAAGTCCTCATAGACTTGGTTTGAGAAAAGAAGGGCTGTTTTGGATGTCGATAAAGCAGTATGCAAAGATTTCACCCTGTAGATATGTTGTTCCGAAGATCGATAACTTAACTGGATTAATGATTGTTCAAGATGAGACTTAA
- the LOC139851761 gene encoding gamma-glutamyl peptidase 3-like, protein MINNGERAEYKRKYALLLAARDTDYVKKMYGGYFNVFVAAFGEEEEEMWDMYRVVDGEFPDKNELQNYDGFVVSGSPYDAYGDDEWVLELCFLLQIIDSMQKKVLGICFGHQVLCRALGGKVGKSHSGWDIGLRNVKIIKDNFPFNFLEDLPEIPPVLSIIECHQDEVWEVPMGANVLAFSDKTGVEVFTVGDHILGIQGHPEYSKDILNNLIDRLLNQNSIEIGVAEEDRSKLEIAEPDRKHWQEICKAFLKNAYIYPSFN, encoded by the exons ATGATTAATAATGGAGAAAGAGCTGAGTACAAGAGAAAGTACGCATTATTATTAGCAGCAAGAGATACAGATTATGTGAAGAAGATGTATGGAGGCTATTTTAATGTATTTGTGGCGGCTTtcggtgaagaagaagaagagatgtgGGATATGTATAGAGTTGTTGATGGTGAGTTTCCAGATAAAAATGAGCTTCAAAATTATGATGGATTTGTTGTAAGTGGAAGTCCTTATGATGCTTATGGAGATGATGAGTGGGTTCTAGAACTTTGTTTTCTTTTGCAAATCATAGATTCTATGCAGAAGAAAGTTCTTGGCATTTGCTTTGGCCACCAG GTTTTATGCAGGGCATTAGGTGGAAAGGTGGGGAAATCACATAGTGGTTGGGATATTGGGCTTAGAAATGTGAAGATAATTAAAGATAACTTCCccttcaattttcttgaagatttgCCCGAGATTCCTCCGGTCCTCTCGATCATCGAGTGCCACCAAGATGAG GTGTGGGAGGTGCCAATGGGAGCTAATGTCTTGGCGTTCTCGGACAAAACAGGAGTCGAAGTGTTCACTGTTGGAGATCATATTTTAGGGATTCAAGGTCATCCAGAGTACTCGAAAGACATTTTAAACAATCTCATAGACCGTCTTCTCAATCAAAACTCCATTGAG aTTGGAGTTGCAGAGGAAGATAGGTCAAAACTGGAAATTGCAGAGCCAGATAGAAAACATTGGCAAGAAATTTGCAAAGCATTTCTCAAGAATGCGTACATATATCCTAGTTTTAATTGA